In Boudabousia tangfeifanii, the DNA window AAAAAGCAGAAAACCGAGCCAAAAAGACGCAACACGATAAAGGCAAAATGACCGCTCGGGAACGCTTGGAAATGCTTGCCGACCCTGGCACCTTTCGAGAAATCAACCGCTTCCTCGGAGGCGATATTGACGAAGAATACCTCGGCAGTGGGGTCATCACCGGCTTTTGCCAAATCGGTGGACGCCCGGTGGCAGTTTACGCCCAAGATTTTTCTGTGCGTGGCGGTTCCCTTGGCCAAGTTGAAGGCCAAAAAATGATTCATCTGATTAAACAGGCAGTCGACCTCGGCATGCCCATTATTTCCCTCCTAGATTCTGGAGGCGCTCGGATTCAAGAGGGGGTGGCCGCCCTCGCCCAATATGGCAAAGTCTTTCAGGCTACCTCCCTCGCTTCTGGGGTTGTCCCGCAAATCAGCGTCATCCTCGGTCCGTGTGCCGGCGGCGCAGTTTACGGCCCAGCCCTGACCGACTTTGTCGTAATGACCAAACGTTCCTCTTTCATGTTCGTAACCGGTCCCGAGGTGGTCAAAGCAGTCACCGGTGAAGTAGTAACCAGTGACGAACTCGGCGGGGCCCAAATGCACTCCGCAGTCACCGGGGTCTCGCACTATCTGGCCGAGGACGAGGCCGATGCCCTCGACTTTACCCGTACCCTGCTCAGCTACCTACCCGCCAACAGCAAGGAAGCACCCCCAACATTCGCCTACCAAACCAACCAGGCCGATCTGGAAAATGCGGCCCGGGTGGGCGAACTAGTGCCGGTCAGCCCCAAACAGTCCTACGACATGGTTGAGGTGATTACCTCGCTAGTGGACCACGGTGAATTCCTTGAAATTCAAGAACTATTCGCCCCCTCGGTGATTACCGGATTCGGAGCTTTTTGCGGACAAAGCGTGGGGATTGTCGCCAACCAGTCGCTAGTGGATGCGGGTACCTTGGACGTCAATGCCTCCGAAAAAGCCGCCCGCTTTGTGCAATTCTGCAACGCTTTCTCCTTCCCGGTGGTGACCTTGGTTGATGTTCCCGGCTATCGCCCCGGAACCGAACAAGAACGAGCCGGCATCATTCGTCGCGGAGCCAAAGTCATCACCGCCTACGCCACCGCTACCGTCCCTCTGATCACCGTCATTGTGCGCAAAGCCTACGGTGGCGCCTACATCGTGATGGGTTCAAAAGCCATGGGCGCCGATTTCAACTTTGCCTGGCCCGGCGCGCAAATCGCGGTAATGGGCAGCGAAGGAGCCGTCAATATTGTCTATCGCAAAGAGCTGGCCCAAGCCAAGGCCGATGGTAAGGACCTGGCCGAAGCCCGTAAACGACTTGAAGAAACCTATGCTACTCAAGCCGTCTCCCCCAACCTCTCACTTGAAATTGGGGAACTCGACGGGCTAATCACCCCCGAGCAAACTCGAGACACCATCTGTCAGGCCCTAGCCGCCACCAGAAATAAACAACGTCGCCCTAACGCGTGGGCCCATGCGGCCAATCCCCCGCTCTAAACCCACCACCAAGACTTAATACTCCACCATCAGGCAAAAGGAAACAAAATGGAACAGCAAAAAATGACACTCCCCGTCCTCTTCGCAGGTCAAGCGAGCAATTGGCTCGCTTGCTGGCAAGACACCGACTTCGGCCAAAGCCAGGGAGCCAAACTATCCGAACAAGTTTGGGAAGAAGCGAAGGCTAAGCTAGGCGCAGTCCTGCAAGAACTCGTCACCATCGCCCCAGATTCCTTAACTCAAGTTGATCAGCTTTTCCAAGGCCGCACCCAAGGAGTAACTGCCCAGGACGCTACCGTTTCCATGCCGGCCATTTTGCTCACCCAAATTGCGGCACTAAGCGAATTAGACACTCTTCCCATTGAAGTAGACCTTACCGCCAGCTTGGGACATTCCCAAGGCGCCCTCGGATTGAGCGCGGCCAAGGCGCTAAAAGCTAAAGATCGAGGTGCCCTAGTTTCCGTGGTGGCCCTGTCTGTTTTGCTTTCCTACGCGGCTAAAGCGCAAGTAGCTCAGTGGGGTTGGCCCACCTTAGGTTCGGCCATGCGTTCAGTACGTGGACTATGCCAAAACGCTATTGACCGTGCTTTGGCGAAGCAGCACACCGGCTGCGAAGAAACCGAAAAAGTGGCGGTAGCACTCAAGAACGGCCCCCAAACCTTCGTACTGGCTGGGCATCCGCAAAGTTTGCTTGACTTCGAAGCCATTTGCCAAAAACGGGTAGATGAACGCAATGACGAACTGGCGAACAAACAGCGCGGAGGCAACGAGATCAACCCAATTTGGGATGAGCTGCCTATCAATGTGCCCTTCCACCACCCGGCCTTCACCCCAGCCCTCGAACATGCCCTGGACTGGGCGCAAAAATGCCACCTTGCGTTGCCTGAGCTTTCCCAGTTGGCGGCCGCAATCCTCACCGAGTCACACGATTGGCCCAGCGAACTCGTTTCCTTAGCCGGAAGCTATGACTGGGCGGTAAATCTTGGGCCAGGAGATAGCTTGACTAGATTGAGTTCTACCCTAGTATCGCCTGCCAAATTACAGATCCTCGAAGGCGGCAATTATCAGTTGCGTCAGGCCTGGCACACTCCAGGCGTCCTCGACCAGCAAATCCAAGCGGGAGAAGCCGACCGCGCCAAATCCGATTACACGCGTTTTGCCCCCAAACTAGTCAAACTAGCTGACGGGACTACCCGCCTCGAAACTGCCTTTAGTCGCCTCACCGGAAACTCCCCCGTACTTTTGGCGGGAATGACCCCAACTACGGTGGATGCCGAAATTGTGGCTGCTGCCGCCAATGCCGGCTACTGGGCAGAAATGGCCGGTGGCGGCCAGTACTCCCCCGAAGTATTCAACCACAACCTCAAAAACTTGGTAGCGGCCCTAGAGATTGGTCGTTGTGCTCAGTTCAATTCCATGTTCTTTGACCGCTACATGTGGAACCTACAGTTTGGCACCCAACGGATTGTTTCCAAAGCGCGTGCTGCTGGCGCCCCGCTGAACGGCGTGACCATTTCTGCTGGTATCCCCGAGGTAGCTGAAGCCACCGAACTCATCGCCAGCCTGACCCAAGACGGTTTCAGCTACATTGCTTTCAAACCGGGCACAATCTCTCAGATCCGCTCTGTGCTGGCCATCGCTAAAGCTAACCCCAATTTCCAGCTAATCATGCAGGTCGAGGACGGTCACGCGGGTGGACACCATAGTTGGGAAAACCTCGACGACTTGCTGCTTGCTACCTATGACGAAATTCGGGCTACCGAAAATGTAGTGCTTTGTGTCGGTGGGGGCATTGGTACCCCACAGATTGCCGCCCGCTACTTGCTTGGTACTTGGTCGGAGAAGTACACGGCTGATCGCCGCCCAGTTGATGGCATCTTGGTGGGCACTGCCGCCATGACCTGCCTCGAAGCGAAAACTTCCCCCGAAGTCAAGCAACTGCTAAAAGAAACCCCTGGGATCGCGCCAGATGATCAGGGTGGTTGGGTCGGTTCTGGCCAGATTCGAGGTGGCGTCACCTCCGGGCTTTCGCACCTTCATGCCGACATGTATGAAATTGCGAATGATTCTGCCGCTTGCTCTCGTTTGCTTAGCGAAATCGGGGCAGATCTAGAACAAATCACCGCTAGGCGCGAGGAGATCATTGCCGCCCTCGATAAAACGGCGAAACCGTATTTTGGCGACCTAGAAACCTTTACTTATCTTCAGTGGGCCCAGCGTTTTGTGGAACTGGCATACCCGTGGACTGACCCTACTTGGCCGGATCGTTTCTACGATTTACTTCAGCGGATCGAAGCCAGATTGAACCCGGCAGATCATGGCGAAATCGATTCCCTGTTTGCCTCGGTTGACGACGTGTCAGATGGCCCTGCTGCCATCGCTCGCCTAGCACAAGCCTACCCGCAGGCGGCCACCACCAAGATCTGGCCAGCCGATATTGCCTACTTCCCCACCTTGTGCCGCAAGCACCACAAGCCCTTGCCATTCGTGCCTGTCCTTGATGGCGATTTGGCTCGCTGGTGGGGTATGGATACCCTCTGGCAATCACAGGACGAACGCTACGGCGCCTCGGCAGTACGCGTAATCCCTGGCCCAGTTTCGGTCGCTGGCATCGATCGGGTAGATGAGCCAGTGGCAGAACTTTTGGGACGCTTCGAAGCTGGCGCCATTTCGGCCCTAGAGGCAGAAAATGCCCCGGTTTTCGAAGGCTATGCTCGTCTAGGTGGCGTCAAGACACCCACCGAGTTCATTCAGAATTGTCCATGGCTAGACTGGCGTGGCCACCTGATGGCAAACCCTGCTCTTTCCTCAGATGACCCGGCACCTGCCGTACGTCGCTTCGGTCAGTCGGGTTCGTCCTCGGCCTGCGATATTGTCGAAACCGAGGACGGCTGGGAGATCGTCATTAACTGCGATACCCGCTGGGACGAGTTCGCTTCCGCCCCTGCCTTTGCGGTTAAAACAGTGCGTATTCCCTTGAGTCTACCCACTTCTTTGGCTACCGGCGCTGTCCTGAAAGTAGATGACCAACGGCTACCCGAAGCAGTCTACGGTTTATTGGCAGCGGTAGCTGGCATAGGTTCGACCTCAGCCAGTGGTGACCAGCTTACCAACCTGCCGAAGGTGAGTACGGAAGCAGGATCACCTTTCGGTCGCGTTGATTATGCTTTCACCTTGAATCAAGAAGTATTCTCTTCGCACCTAGCCACCACTGGTGCGGCTCTGTCTGTCGTTCAGCCCAATAGCGACGAGAGCGGATTTACTCTGCCTACTGCATTACCTGATGCGCTAGTGGGGGCTTGCTGGCCGGCCATTTATGCGGCCTTGGGTTCGGCTTACCTGCCTGATGGCTATCCGGTAATCGAAGGGTTGTTGCAAGCGGTTCACCTAGACCACTGCATCGATTTCACCCATGATTTGCGTCCATTTACCGCCGGTAGCAACCGGGTGGAGGTGATTGCTCGAACCAGTAAGCTAGAAGAATCCGCCTCAGGTCGCATTGTCAAGGTCACCTTGGAGTTGCGTATCGAGGGCGAATTGCTGGCGGTGCTGACGGAACGTTTTGCCATCCGAGGGCGCATCACCACGAATACTCCTCCTTCGATCCTGCCGGGCTTTGGTGGTTTGGGACGTGAGGTCAACCCGATTAAGCGACAGTTCTGGTCACGGACCATGGTGCTGGCCCCACCAGAAATGACCCCATTTGCGCTGGCCTCCGGGGATTTCAATCCGATCCACACTTCTTATCGAGCAGCCGCTCTAGTTGGTTTACCCGCACCTTTGGTACATGGCATGTGGCTTTCGGCCACCGCACAGGCTTTCTTGCTCTCCAGCTGGGGCGAGTTGCAGCCTGGGCGCCTGTTGGCTTGGAGCTATTCCATGTATGGCATGGTGCAGCTCAATGACTTGGTGGAGCTGGTGGCCGAACAGGTCGGTCGGGGCCCTAGCGGTGAAGTTGCTTTTGAAGTAACCGCCAAGATTGACGGCCAAGTGGTTTCTCGGGCGCAGGCCGTATTGAGTGCCCCGCGGACCGCCTACGTTTATCCCGGCCAAGGCATTCAGGCCACCAAGATGGGAGCTAGCGATCGCTTGGCTAACCCAGTAGTGCGTGAGGTTTGGGAACAGGCCGATGCGCACACTCGCCAGGCACACGGTTTTTCGATTCTGCGTATCGTGGATGAGAATCCGACCGAACTGTTGGTACGAGGCCAGTTGCTTAAGCACCCAAAGGGTGTTTTGCATCTGACCCAGTTCACCCAGGTGGCACTGGCGGTTTTGGCTTATGGGCAAACTCAGCAGTTGCGTGCTGCCGGGCAGCAGGTGGCAGGAGCCTACTTCGCTGGGCATTCACTCGGTGAGTACACTGCTTTGGCCGCTTGTGCGAATATTTTCGATCTGCCCGCCGTGATCGATGTGGTTTATTCGCGTGGTAGCGCCATGCACTCTTTGGTGCCACGCGATGAGGCCGGCCGTTCCAACTATCGCTTAGGGGCCTTGCGCCCAAATCAGTGTGGCTTGGACGAGGCCGAGATCGAAGCTTTGGTCGCCTCAATTGCCACACAAACTGGCGAGTTCTTGCAGATTGTGAACTACAATGTGGCTTCACGTCAGTATGCGGTGGCTGGGACGATTGCCGGCTTGGACGCGTTGGCGAAGCGCGCAGAGGAGCTAGCTGCACTTCGCGGCGGCAAGCGTCCTTATATTAAGATTCCGGGAATTGACGTCCCGTTCCACTCTAGCGTTTTGGCGAATGGGGTTCCCGCTTTTGCCCAGACACTTGAGCGTTTACTCCCCACTACAATCGATGTGGAAGTTTTGGTTGGTCGCTATCTGCCCAACCTGGTAGCCCTTCCTTTTGCTTTGACGCGCGACTTTGCGGAGGCAATCGTGGGGGCAGCTCCCGCGCAACGCTTGGCTGATTTATTGGCCGAGGGTGACGAGTTCGAACGTCTCGCAGCAAACGAGCCCGAACGTCTGGCGAGGATTTTGTTGGTGGAATTGCTTTCTTGGCAGTTTGCTTCCCCGGTTCGTTGGATTGAGACGCAGGAGTTGTTGTTTACCCCGGTAAAGGATGGCGGCCTCGGTATTGATCACCTAGTAGAAATTGGTTTGGCAGCTTCCCCCACTTTGGCAAATCTGGCGAAACAAACTTTGTCACTACCGCAGTTCTCGCGTCGCGCAGTGAAGCTCTTGAATCTAGAACGCGACCAAGTGGTAGTTTTGGCCAATGAGGCGATTGCTACTCCGGCTCTGTCAGCGGAACTGGAACAGTTCAAACAGCAGTCTTTGGCAATCCAAACCGCTAGGCAGAACAACCTAGACTTAACGACGGTTGAGGCATCAACTCAAGCTTCATCTCAGGATGGTCCGGTTGCTGCTACCACTGAAAATGCCATTGGCCAGTCCGAAGTTGAAAGCCCGGCGACCCTTGCTCAGGTGACAACGCCTGCTCAGGTTACTGCTGACTCTAATGTTTCTAGCACGGAAGAAACGCCAGCCGACTCGGCGTCTTCGGCCAATGCCCAGGCCCCCACCCAGGCGGCGTCCTCGGCCCAGCCGAGCCAGAGCGCGGCTACTTCGGGCGTGGCACCCGAGGCACGCTTTACGGCCAAGGAGGCAGCTTTGGCTTTGTTTGCTTGGCAGACTAAGCTGCGCACCAGCCAGGTGCTGCCGGCCGATACGATGGATACCCTGACCAACGGGGTTTCCTCGCGACGCAACCAGTTGCTTATGGATTTGGCAGCCGAACTACAGGTCGCTTCAATCGAGGGCGCCTCTGAAGCGAGCGTAGAAACATTACTAGGTAAGGTGGTCAGCGCGGCCCCCACTTATAAACCACTGGGCCCGGTTTTGCAGGCTGTAGTTGATGCCCAGTTGCGTCCGATTTGGGCAAGTGCCGGCGCCAAATTGAGCGCGATCGAATCTCGTTTGCGCCAGCACTGGCAGCTTCCCGATTCCTGGTTGCACCCAGTACTGGTTAACTTGCTTTTGGGTTTGCGCGAGGGCGATTCCCTCCGAGGTGGTTCCCTTTCCGATTGGGAGCTAAGCAGCAACCCAGATCAGGCTCGTTTGCTTTCCTGGATCGATCAGGCGGTGGCCGAGGTGGCGACCGAGCTGAACTACCAGTTGCCTACTCCGGGTAATGAGGGGCCAACCAGTGGGAACGTTCAGGTCGATAGTGCCGCTCTTTCTGCTTTAGCTGAAGCTATTACGGGTGAGCAGGGAATCTTGGCGAAACTGGCTCGGACTACTTTGGCTGAACTCGGGTTAGCCAATGCCCCAGTTTCGGTGGCGCTTGATGAAGCTGGAGCCCAGCTTTTGGCGAAGGTAGAAACTGAACTTGGGCCAAAGTGGCTCGAGTCTGTCAGCAATGCTTTCGATCCGAAACGGGCAGTGCTCTTTAATGACCGTTGGGCCAGTGCCCGCGAAGATTTGGCTCGTTGGGGACAAGCGCTTGCAGCTTCCCCCGAGGCTAAGGTGAGTATGCCTGACCCGAGTCGTTTTGCCGGATTGGGGAAAACCGTTTCCCACCAAGCTAAGTGGTGGGCCGGGCAGGTTCAGAGCCAAGCTAAGTGGTTTGAGCAGGTGTCTGACCTGGCTTTGGAATCTGCGACCGGACGTTTCCAGCAGGAAGTCGCTTTGGTAACTGGGGCCGCCCCAAATTCGATTGCGGGTGCCTTGGTCGCCGACCTGTTGCAAGGTGGAGCGACGGTGATTATGACTGCGTCCCGCATTGATGATCGACGCTTGAATTTCGCCCGTGAGCTCTACGCCGAGAATGCTAATGCGCAAGCCAAACTGTGGCTAGTTCCAGCGAATTTGAATTCCTTCCAAGATATTGATGATTTGCTGTCCTGGGTTACCACTGCCCAGACAGAAAGCGTTGGTCAAGTGACGAAGGTACTCAAACCTGCCTTGCTCCCAACTTTGCTGTTCCCTTTTGCTGCTGGACGCGTTTTTGGTTCTTTGGCCGAGGCCGGTCCCGCTACCGAACGCCAAGCTAGGATACTGCTGTGGAGTGTGGAGCGCCTCTTGGCTGGTTTGGCTCAGGCCACTGCCGATTATGGCAATGGCGAGCGAGTCCATGTGGTGCTTCCGGGCTCTCCTAACCGTGGTACTTTTGGGGGCGATGGCCCTTATGGTGAAGTCAAGGCAGCTTTCGATGCCATCGTGAATAAGTGGCAGGTGGAAAGTGTTTGGCCACAGCAGGTCACCTTGGCTCGTGCCCACATTGGTTGGGTATCTGGCACCAACTTAATGGGGGCTAATGACGCCCTAGTGCCGGCTGCTAAGGAAGCAGGCATCGAGGTCTATACTCCCGCGCAGATTAGCGAAAAGCTCCTTGACCTGTGTTCGCCGAAGGCACGAGCTAAGGCGGCGAAGGCACCGCTGGAGGCAGATCTTACTGGTGGTTTGGCCCAAGCCAAGGTGCACCTGCCAACTTTGGCGGCGCAAGTTGCCGCGCAGGTCAAGGCCGCGCAGGAGCTAGCCCAGACCGAAGCAAAGGCACTAGAAGCTCCGAAGATTAAGGCCCTCCCGAATATCACTTTGCCAACCTTGGCGTCATCCACAAAGGTGGGGCCGACCTCGACCAAACTATCCGATCTGGTGGTTTTGGTTGGTACCGGCGAGGTTTCTGCTTGGGGCTCAGGACGTACCAGGCAGGAAGCTGAATACGGTATTTCGCGCGATGGTAGCGTCGAACTAACCGCTGCTGGCGTACTGGAATTGGCTTGGATGATGGGCCTGTTGACTTGGGCGCAAGAACCACAAGCTGGTTGGTATGACCAGTCTGGTGAACTGGTGCCGGAAGCTGAGATCTACGAGCGTTATCGTGAGGAAGTGACAGCTCGTTGTGGGGTTCGCGAGTTTGTCAATGACTCCACTTTGGTGGACTTGGGTTCGTTGGATGCGGCCACGGTTTACCTCGAATCCGATGTGGAGTTCACGGTACCTAGTGAGGAGATTGCTCGCGCCTACCAAGTAGCTGATCCTACAGCCACCTATTTCCCCAATGACGAGGGCGAGTTTGTGGTGCGTAAGCTAGCTGGAAGCCAAGTGCTCGTGCCTAAGAAGGCCACTTTGACCCGCACGGTTGGCGGGCAACTACCTACCGATTTCGATCCTGCCAAGTGGGGGCTTCCAGTGGGCATGCTCGATGGCATGGACCGGATTGCAGCCTGGAACTTGGTGACCTGCGTGGATGCTTTCCTCAGTGCGGGCTTCACCCCGGCTGAACTACTGACGGCGCTTCACCCCAGCCAGGTTGCCTCCACCCAAGGTACCGGCATTGGCGGGATGGAGTCTTTGCGTCAGGTCTTCCTCGATCGCTTCCTTGGTAAGGATCGCCCGCAGGATATCTTGCAGGAGGCTTTGCCCAATGTGGTGGCCGCGCACGTCATGCAAGCCTATGTGGGCGGTTATGGCGCCATGATTCACCCGGTGGCTGCTTGTGCTACTGCAGCTGTTTCCCTAGAAGAAGGGGTTGACAAGATTTTGGTGGGTAAAGCCAAGTTTGTGGTCACCGGCGGGATCGACGATATTAGTGTCGAGTCGCTAACCGGTTTCGGGGAAATGAATGCCACCGCAGATTCAGCGGCGATGGCGGCCAAGGGAATTAATCCGCGTTTCTTCTCGCGGGCAAATGATGCCCGTCGAGGTGGTTTCGTTGAGGCTGCTGGTGGCGGCACCGCGCTGTTGGCTCGTGGTGACGTGGCGGCAGAGCTGGGTCTCCCAGTGCTGGCGGTGGTCGCTCACGCCCAGTCTTTTGCTGATGGCGCGCACACGTCGATTCCGGCTCCGGGCATTGGGGCACTTGCGGCCGGCTGTGGCTATGGCGACTCTCGTTTGGCTCAGAATCTGGCAAAGCTGGGTTTGAGCGCAAATGATGTAAAAGTTGTCTCGAAGCACGATACTTCCACCAATGCCAATGACCCGAATGAGTCTTTGCTGCACGCTACTTTGTGGCCGGCGATTGGCCGTGAGACTGGCAATCCTCAGTACGTGATTTCTCAGAAGTCGTTGACTGGACATGCCAAGGGTGGTGCCGCGCTCTTCCAGCTGGCTGGTTTGGCTCAGGTGCTTCGCACCGGTAAGTTGCCGGGCAATGCCGCCCTCGATTGTGTTGATGAGGCGATCGCGCCCAAGTCGGGAGAATTCGTTTGGCTTCGTTCTCCGCTCGATTTGGGTCCGGGCGCGGTAAAGGCAGCTGCCTTAACTTCGCTTGGTTTCGGGCACGTTTCCGCTTTGGTGGTTTTGGCTCACCCGTCCTGTTTCGAAGCGGTTTTGCAGGCCGAGGGCGGGAATGTGGCCGCTTGGCGTCAGCGCGCTAGCGAACGGTTGCAAGCTGGGGCTCGTCGACTCTCCGCGGCCATGATTGGTCAAGCGAAGCTTTATGAACCGGTGGAAAAGCGTCGCCTCCCGCAGGTAGGCGCTGATGAGAGCGAGCGGGCCATGCTGCTTGATCCACAAGCTCGCCTAGCAAGCAACGGTCGGTTTCAACCAGCAAGTGAAGTACAGCAATGAGCCTGAGAGGAAACCAGGTTGCTAGCTCGCCCCAGCCGAGTTTGGCTCGCTCTTTGGCTAGCTTGCCCCGAGATTGGGGACGCCAAGGGGTCTGCGGGGTAGGGATGGACACGGTTAAAATCAGTGATTTTGCCGCGCAACTCCAGATGCCAGGGTCCACCTTCTCGCAGGTTTTCACCGCCCAAGAGCAACAGGTCGCGTCTTTGCGTCCAGCGCCGGCAGCTTCGCTTGCTGCTCGTTGGGCGGCCAAGGAAGCGCTAGTTAAGGCTTGGTCACAAGCTTTGGGTCCATTGCCGTTACCATTGCCTGATTCTCCGGCGATTTGGTCGCAGATCGAGGTGGTTAGCGATAGCGTGCACCGCCCTCGGTTGGTTTTATCTGGGGAAGTTTTGGCGGCTTTTTCGCGGACTTGCCCGGGTGCCATGTGCCAAGTTTCTTTATGTCACGAGGACGATTTTGCCAGTGCCATTGTCATCGTAAGTGGCAGTGGGGCGAATCCCGGCTAAGGCAACCTGCCTCAGCTGGAGTAAACCAGTCCTTGCTGGGCAAATCACTCCTTGCTGGGGCAACCAGCTTTTCCTGTGGCAAACCAGTCCCACCCTAAAAAACTTATCTCTAATATTTCAACCCATCAGAAAGTAGAAAAATGTCTAAAACCTCCCCCACTCTAAATAAGTCTTTGCTTCTTAGCGAACCGGTGCTAGCCGATCGTTGGACCTTGGGATCACTGAGTAAGGCTGCCCGCGAGTTGGTACTGGTCATCGCCGGGGCCTCTTTGGTCGGCGCTTTCGCCCAGCTTAGTGTGCCGATGTGGCCGGTGCCGGTTACTGCCCAGACGCTAGCAGTCATGTTGGTGGGCGCGGCCTTTGGTTTGACTAGAGGTGCGATTACTTTGGCAAGTTACTTGGGGCTCGGCCTATTGGTGGTGCCTTGGTTTGCGAACTTCACGGGTGGCAGCGCAGCTATCTTTAAGCCTTCCTTTGGCTTCATTATCGGTTTTATCCTGATGGCTGCCTTGGTCGGTTTTGGGGCCCAGCGTGGTTGGGATCGTCGCCTTTCCTCGGCCTTCTTGCTCTTCTTGGGGGCAAATGTCGCGCTTTATGTTTTTGGGCTGGCTTATCTTTGGGTCGCCCTAGCCGCTTTGGGTAAGACCCTTTCCCTGTCAGCACTGCTAAAGATTGGCTTGTTGCCTTTTGTTCCTGGTGACTTGTTAAAGACCGTGCTGGCTGCGGCTCTTTCTCCGCTAGCTTGGAAGCTAGTGGGGGCTAAAGCCTAGTGGGCTCACGCTAAAACGACTTGGGGCTCGTCAGGTTTTGCTTGACGGGCTCCAAGCTTTTTCGCAGTAGAACTGTTATGAGAGGGTTTTCTGGGCGAAGGCTACCCGCATTTTTTCGCTAAATCCCATGGCTTCGTTGATTGCCAAAATGCTGTAGTTATCGATGGCATTATTGGTCGACAGAATCTTAAGCTGGCCAAAGTTCTGTTCTAGGCTCTCATGTAGCCAAGCTTTGATCGCCCAGCCAAGCCCAAGGCCTCGGGCATGACGAGAAACAACGGTTAGTTTTTGGTGTGCTTGGGTCTTGCCGGGGTAGATTTCCACGTCCGCAAAAGCGACGATTTCGCCTTGTTCATCGGCTAAAGCCACGTGCCACAGTTCATGTCCGGCAAGTTGGTAGTGTTCCATCCATTTGCGGTAAGTAGCGAGGCTTATCTCGTAGTTGTCTACTGCTAAATCTCCGGCTGGCACATCTTGGTTGCTTTGGTTGAATAGTCGCATAAAGGAAGCCG includes these proteins:
- a CDS encoding holo-ACP synthase, which gives rise to MSLRGNQVASSPQPSLARSLASLPRDWGRQGVCGVGMDTVKISDFAAQLQMPGSTFSQVFTAQEQQVASLRPAPAASLAARWAAKEALVKAWSQALGPLPLPLPDSPAIWSQIEVVSDSVHRPRLVLSGEVLAAFSRTCPGAMCQVSLCHEDDFASAIVIVSGSGANPG
- a CDS encoding biotin transporter BioY; this encodes MSKTSPTLNKSLLLSEPVLADRWTLGSLSKAARELVLVIAGASLVGAFAQLSVPMWPVPVTAQTLAVMLVGAAFGLTRGAITLASYLGLGLLVVPWFANFTGGSAAIFKPSFGFIIGFILMAALVGFGAQRGWDRRLSSAFLLFLGANVALYVFGLAYLWVALAALGKTLSLSALLKIGLLPFVPGDLLKTVLAAALSPLAWKLVGAKA